The proteins below come from a single Thunnus thynnus chromosome 10, fThuThy2.1, whole genome shotgun sequence genomic window:
- the si:dkey-26c10.5 gene encoding C-type lectin domain family 4 member E isoform X2: MEMEKITAEKERNVEDEEASKVMLEVKTEEPEKEPEKEPEPEHYSKLRSTSEDVYSEAYYAASPFKTRPAGSQNQGNVRLYRAACIFLGIICLVLLLVIGILCLKLQTGSTVCAETQETTAINRPTTPSSDQTCSFEKCQAHIQMIQPNSKLGCQQCANGWLHLGQSCFYLSRFRLSWDESQRNCTARGGSLAVIDSQRLQNFLTKEGKMKYWIGLRRQEATWTWVSNDVLKQSYWGDNMPEEACGILNSEGPREKNWMRASCGFYTYFICQVQLQ, from the exons ATGGAGATGGAGAAGATCAccgcagagaaagaaagaaacgtAGAAGATGAAGAAGCAAGTAAAGTGATGCTTGAGGTCAAAACTGAAG AACCAGAAAAAGAACCAGAAaaagaaccagaaccagaacatTACTCTAAACTACGAAGTACATCTGAGGACGTCTATTCAGAAGCTTATTATGCTGCTTCTCCATTTAAAACAAGACCAG CAGGAAGTCAGAATCAGGGAAACGTACGTCTGTACCGTGCAGCATGCATATTCCTGGGCATAATCTgcctggtgctgctgctggtcatTGGTATCCTCTGTCTGAAAC TCCAAACAGGATCCACAGTCTGTGCCGAGACACAGGAAACTACAGCAATAAACAGGCCAACAACTCCCTCATCTGATCAGACGTGCAGCTTCGAGAAGTGCCAGGCTCACATCCAAATGATTCAACCCAACTCAA AACTTGGCTGCCAGCAGTGTGCTAACGGTTGGCTGCATCTGGGCCAATCATGTTTTTACCTGTCCAGATTCAGGCTTAGCTGGGACGAGAGCCAGAGGAACTGCACAGCCAGAGGAGGATCTCTGGCTGTCATCGACAGCCAGAGACTTCAG AACTTTCTGACTAAAGAGGGGAAGATGAAATACTGGATTGGACTGAGACGCCAAGAAGCCACATGGACCTGGGTCAGCAACGACGTGCTGAAACAGAG ttACTGGGGGGACAATATGCCAGAAGAGGCTTGCGGAATCCTGAACAGCGAAGGCCCACGTGAGAAGAACTGGATGAGAGCTTCCTGCGGATTTTACACCTACTTCATCTGTCAGGTGCAGCTCCAATAG
- the si:dkey-26c10.5 gene encoding C-type lectin domain family 4 member E isoform X1, with protein MEMEKITAEKERNVEDEEASKVMLEVKTEAEPEKEPEKEPEPEHYSKLRSTSEDVYSEAYYAASPFKTRPAGSQNQGNVRLYRAACIFLGIICLVLLLVIGILCLKLQTGSTVCAETQETTAINRPTTPSSDQTCSFEKCQAHIQMIQPNSKLGCQQCANGWLHLGQSCFYLSRFRLSWDESQRNCTARGGSLAVIDSQRLQNFLTKEGKMKYWIGLRRQEATWTWVSNDVLKQSYWGDNMPEEACGILNSEGPREKNWMRASCGFYTYFICQVQLQ; from the exons ATGGAGATGGAGAAGATCAccgcagagaaagaaagaaacgtAGAAGATGAAGAAGCAAGTAAAGTGATGCTTGAGGTCAAAACTGAAG CAGAACCAGAAAAAGAACCAGAAaaagaaccagaaccagaacatTACTCTAAACTACGAAGTACATCTGAGGACGTCTATTCAGAAGCTTATTATGCTGCTTCTCCATTTAAAACAAGACCAG CAGGAAGTCAGAATCAGGGAAACGTACGTCTGTACCGTGCAGCATGCATATTCCTGGGCATAATCTgcctggtgctgctgctggtcatTGGTATCCTCTGTCTGAAAC TCCAAACAGGATCCACAGTCTGTGCCGAGACACAGGAAACTACAGCAATAAACAGGCCAACAACTCCCTCATCTGATCAGACGTGCAGCTTCGAGAAGTGCCAGGCTCACATCCAAATGATTCAACCCAACTCAA AACTTGGCTGCCAGCAGTGTGCTAACGGTTGGCTGCATCTGGGCCAATCATGTTTTTACCTGTCCAGATTCAGGCTTAGCTGGGACGAGAGCCAGAGGAACTGCACAGCCAGAGGAGGATCTCTGGCTGTCATCGACAGCCAGAGACTTCAG AACTTTCTGACTAAAGAGGGGAAGATGAAATACTGGATTGGACTGAGACGCCAAGAAGCCACATGGACCTGGGTCAGCAACGACGTGCTGAAACAGAG ttACTGGGGGGACAATATGCCAGAAGAGGCTTGCGGAATCCTGAACAGCGAAGGCCCACGTGAGAAGAACTGGATGAGAGCTTCCTGCGGATTTTACACCTACTTCATCTGTCAGGTGCAGCTCCAATAG
- the si:dkey-26c10.5 gene encoding C-type lectin domain family 4 member E isoform X4, with translation MYIKFCRNYGADKKDEANTNLSPESKLSVELEGEKGSQNQGNVRLYRAACIFLGIICLVLLLVIGILCLKLQTGSTVCAETQETTAINRPTTPSSDQTCSFEKCQAHIQMIQPNSKLGCQQCANGWLHLGQSCFYLSRFRLSWDESQRNCTARGGSLAVIDSQRLQNFLTKEGKMKYWIGLRRQEATWTWVSNDVLKQSYWGDNMPEEACGILNSEGPREKNWMRASCGFYTYFICQVQLQ, from the exons atgtacATCAAGTTTTGTCGCAATTATGGCGCGGATAAAAAAGATGAAGCCAATACAAACTTGTCACCTGAGTCCAAGTTATCGGTTGAACTGGAGGGGGAGAAAG GAAGTCAGAATCAGGGAAACGTACGTCTGTACCGTGCAGCATGCATATTCCTGGGCATAATCTgcctggtgctgctgctggtcatTGGTATCCTCTGTCTGAAAC TCCAAACAGGATCCACAGTCTGTGCCGAGACACAGGAAACTACAGCAATAAACAGGCCAACAACTCCCTCATCTGATCAGACGTGCAGCTTCGAGAAGTGCCAGGCTCACATCCAAATGATTCAACCCAACTCAA AACTTGGCTGCCAGCAGTGTGCTAACGGTTGGCTGCATCTGGGCCAATCATGTTTTTACCTGTCCAGATTCAGGCTTAGCTGGGACGAGAGCCAGAGGAACTGCACAGCCAGAGGAGGATCTCTGGCTGTCATCGACAGCCAGAGACTTCAG AACTTTCTGACTAAAGAGGGGAAGATGAAATACTGGATTGGACTGAGACGCCAAGAAGCCACATGGACCTGGGTCAGCAACGACGTGCTGAAACAGAG ttACTGGGGGGACAATATGCCAGAAGAGGCTTGCGGAATCCTGAACAGCGAAGGCCCACGTGAGAAGAACTGGATGAGAGCTTCCTGCGGATTTTACACCTACTTCATCTGTCAGGTGCAGCTCCAATAG
- the si:dkey-26c10.5 gene encoding C-type lectin domain family 4 member E isoform X3, whose translation MYIKFCRNYGADKKDEANTNLSPESKLSVELEGEKAGSQNQGNVRLYRAACIFLGIICLVLLLVIGILCLKLQTGSTVCAETQETTAINRPTTPSSDQTCSFEKCQAHIQMIQPNSKLGCQQCANGWLHLGQSCFYLSRFRLSWDESQRNCTARGGSLAVIDSQRLQNFLTKEGKMKYWIGLRRQEATWTWVSNDVLKQSYWGDNMPEEACGILNSEGPREKNWMRASCGFYTYFICQVQLQ comes from the exons atgtacATCAAGTTTTGTCGCAATTATGGCGCGGATAAAAAAGATGAAGCCAATACAAACTTGTCACCTGAGTCCAAGTTATCGGTTGAACTGGAGGGGGAGAAAG CAGGAAGTCAGAATCAGGGAAACGTACGTCTGTACCGTGCAGCATGCATATTCCTGGGCATAATCTgcctggtgctgctgctggtcatTGGTATCCTCTGTCTGAAAC TCCAAACAGGATCCACAGTCTGTGCCGAGACACAGGAAACTACAGCAATAAACAGGCCAACAACTCCCTCATCTGATCAGACGTGCAGCTTCGAGAAGTGCCAGGCTCACATCCAAATGATTCAACCCAACTCAA AACTTGGCTGCCAGCAGTGTGCTAACGGTTGGCTGCATCTGGGCCAATCATGTTTTTACCTGTCCAGATTCAGGCTTAGCTGGGACGAGAGCCAGAGGAACTGCACAGCCAGAGGAGGATCTCTGGCTGTCATCGACAGCCAGAGACTTCAG AACTTTCTGACTAAAGAGGGGAAGATGAAATACTGGATTGGACTGAGACGCCAAGAAGCCACATGGACCTGGGTCAGCAACGACGTGCTGAAACAGAG ttACTGGGGGGACAATATGCCAGAAGAGGCTTGCGGAATCCTGAACAGCGAAGGCCCACGTGAGAAGAACTGGATGAGAGCTTCCTGCGGATTTTACACCTACTTCATCTGTCAGGTGCAGCTCCAATAG
- the trpv6 gene encoding transient receptor potential cation channel subfamily V member 6, producing MARSAPSEFNHWWSQLRFRLQNKKGWNEMLDETFLLHTKLMNDIPLFYAAKSNSVGCIKKLLSCASTNIFERGALGETALHVAVMNDNLDAAVALMDGAPELINEPMTSELFQGVTPLHIAVVNQNINLVHHLISRGGDVATPRVTGLYFRKRIGGLIYYGEHILSFAACTGNEDIITMVIDAGGSTRVQDYRGNTVLHILILQPHKTIACQAIDLIMARDAELDHSVPIDMVPNYRGLTPFKLAAREGNIVAFQHLVNKRRVVQWSLGPLTSNLYDLTEIDSWADNMSVLELIVGSHLREARRVLEVTPVRQLVSLKWNLYGKHYFRLLLLLYLLYIVTFTLSCVYRPLKDAPENYTTSDMDKTIRVQKTLDESYVTYSDNLRLAGEIISVLGALVILLLEIPDILRVGAKRYFGQTALGGPFHVILISYACLVVLLCVFRASGVQGEAEVMALCLVLGWSNVMFFARGFEMLGPYVIMIQKIIFGDLTKFMWLSFIVLIGFSTSLWMVYMTQEPDAIPSYRSFPITLFSQFELSVGLIDLPVDHTIITPPIVHVLHCAFSVVSYILLLNLLIAMMSDTHWRVAQERDELWRTQVVATTLMLERRLPRCLWPRLGVCGINYGLRERWYLRVEDRNDPMMQKMRRYIKAFSKDDEKEIEGMEKTDPTKGSISGTPKLRHKKSGFSNTKPLSGWHMIRHSALSLQMEQERPEEDQDIKYV from the exons ATGGCGAGATCTGCTCCGAGCGAGTTCAACCATTGGTGGAGCCAGTTGAGGTTTCGCCTTCAAAACAAGAAAGGATGGAACGAGATGTTGGATGAGACGTTTCTGCTCCACACAAAACt CATGAATGACATACCTCTCTTTTATGCGGCTAAAAGCAACAGTGTGGGTTGCATCAAGAAACTACTAAGCTGTGCATCCACTAATATCTTTGAGAGAG GTGCTCTGGGAGAGACGGCGCTTCACGTGGCTGTGATGAACGACAACCTGGATGCTGCTGTGGCTCTGATGGACGGAGCTCCCGAACTCATCAACGAGCCCATGACCTCCGAGCTCTTCCAAG gTGTTACTCCTCTCCACATCGCTGTGGTGAATCAGAACATCAATCTGGTCCATCACCTCATTAGTCGTGGGGGTGATGTGGCCACACCGAGAGTCACTGGCCTGTACTTCAGGAAGAGGATAGGAGGACTCATCTACTATG GTGAGCATATTCTGTCTTTTGCTGCGTGCACTGGGAATGAGGACATTATCACCATGGTGATCGACGCAGGGGGCAGCACCAGGGTCCAGGATTACCGTG GTAACACCGTGCTTCACATTTTGATTCTGCAGCCCCACAAGACAATTGCATGCCAGGCTATTGACCTGATTATGGCACGCGATGCAGAGCTGGACCACTCAGTGCCAATTGACATGGTGCCCAACTACCGTGGCCTTAcaccttttaaactggctgccaGAGAGGGAAACATTGTG gcATTTCAGCACCTTGTTAACAAAAGACGTGTAGTCCAGTGGAGTCTGGGACCCCTGACCTCTAACCTGTATGACCTGACGGAGATCGATTCATGGGCAGACAACATGTCTGTGCTGGAGCTCATCGTGGGCAGCCACCTCAGAGAG GCGAGGAGAGTACTGGAGGTGACCCCAGTGAGGCAGCTGGTTAGTCTGAAGTGGAACCTTTATGGAAAGCATTACTTCAG actgctgctgcttctgtatCTCCTGTACATCGTGACCTTCACACTGAGCTGTGTATATCGCCCTCTAAAGGACGCTCCAGAGAACTACACAACTTCAGACATGGACAAAACCATCCGAGTCCAGAAAACACTTGAT GAGAGTTATGTGACATACAGTGACAACCTTCGGCTGGCAGGAGAGATCATCAGTGTCCTGGGAGCTTTAGTCATCCTGTTGCTGGAG ATCCCTGACATACTGCGAGTGGGAGCAAAGCGTTACTTTGGCCAGACAGCACTGGGAGGCCCCTTTCATGTCATCCT TATCAGCTACGCCTGCTTGGTggtgcttctgtgtgtgttcagagccAGTGGGGTGCAGGGAGAGGCCGAGGTGATGGCGTTGTGTTTAGTCCTTGGCTGGAGCAACGTCATGTTCTTCGCCCGAGGTTTTGAAATGCTCGGCCCTTATGTCATCATGATACAGAAG ATTATATTTGGAGACCTGACAAAGTTTATGTGGCTGAGTTTCATTGTGCTCATTGGTTTTTCCACCT CCCTGTGGATGGTGTATATGACCCAGGAGCCTGATGCCATCCCTTCATATCGCTCCTTCCCCATCACCCTCTTCTCCCAGTTTGAGCTCAGTGTGGGCCTCATAGATCTGCCAGTGGACCACACCATCATCACACCCCCCATCGTCCATGTGCTGCACTGCGCCTTCTCTGTCGTTTCCTACATCCTTCTGCTAAATCTGCTGATCGCAATGATGAGTGACACACACTGGAGGGTGGCCCAGGAGAGGGACGAGCTCTGGAGAACTCAG GTGGTGGCCACAACTCTGATGCTGGAGAGGAGGCTTCCCCGCTGCTTATGGCCTCGGCTCGGGGTGTGTGGGATCAACTATGGCCTGAGAGAACGCTGGTATCTCCG GGTTGAGGACAGAAACGACCCCATGATGCAAAAGATGCGGCGATACATCAAGGCCTTCTCCAAAGACGATGAAAAGGAAATAGAAGGAATGGAGAAGACTGACCCAACGAAGGGGTCGATCTCAGGAACCCCAAAGCTCAGACACAAGAAGAGTGGGTTTAGCAACACAAAGCCTTTGTCAGGCTGGCATATGATTCGCCACAGTGCTTTAAGTTTGCAAATGGAGCAGGAAAGGCCTGAGGAGGACCAGGACATTAAGTATGTCTAG